The DNA region GCACCTCGTCGTAGGTCATGGCGTCGCACACGCCGGCGTCGATCTCGTCGAACTCCTTGAGGGCGTATCGTTCCACCTCGGGCCGGCCCTCCAGCAGGATGTCGGCCATCTCGCGCGTGCGGCGCAGGGTGGACGTGACTACGCTGGAGATGTGGCGGTCGCGGAAGTGGGCGGCCAGCAGCCGGGCTTGCTGGCGTCCCTTGTCCGTGAGCCTGGGATCGCCGCCGATGCGGTGCTCGCGGTTGAACTCGGTTTCGCCGTGGCGGATCAGGCTGAGGCCCTTGACCCAGTCGGAGACGAGCAGGTCGCGCAGCAGGCCGTAGTAGGGCGGCTCATTGAGCAGATGCTCGGTGATGATGCGGTGGTTGAGCGAGTCCACGATAACATAGTTTTCCGGGCCCTTGGCCCCTGGCGGACAGCCGTCTGTGCCGGAGCCGTCCGTGTCCAGCGGGCAGTAGATGGAACGGTAGTGCCGGATGCGGGCCTCGAAGCTGGCCTGGGCCTCCTCCGTAGAGAGGTGGGCGAACTCCGAAAGCTTGGTTTTGCGCGCCACCGAAGCGGCGTAGAGGTCGGCATCGTGGTTGCGGCACTCCACAAAGAGGATGGGGTGATCCGAGAGATGGGCGATCATCTTGTGACGGCGCGGCGCGCTGACGTTGGTGGCGTCCAGGATGGCCACGTTGCCGCTTTCGTTGTTCAGGAAATCCTTTGCCTCATACATGTTGATGAGAGCGATGTCCTCCCGCAGGGCCACAAGCTTGGCGTTGTTGGGATCGTAGAACTCGGCGTGGGATGTATTTTCGGGGAAAAGCCGGCGCCGCACCTCCCCGTTGTTGAACACGCGGGCGGAGAGCCCCAGGTTGGAGAGGTTGTCCTGCAGCTTATAGGCGATGACGGATTTGCCCATTGCCGGCAGGCCGACCATGGCGACGTAGAGTTTGTTGGGCGAGGGAAGTGACTGGAGATGAGGCATCATTCCAACAGTGAAACAGGAAAGGTAAAATTAAGCAATATCAAGTCGCAGCGTTGCGAGACGCGGCGAAAAATGGTACCACCCTTTCGTTCCTGAATTCACAAACCTGCCTATCGGAAGGAGCAAAGGTCCATGAAGAAGTCGGTTCTTGTCGCAATCGTGAGCGCTCTCGCGGTACTGGCCATGAGCTTGCCGAGTTTGTTCGCCTTTGATGTGCCGGACGGGATAACCATCACCGTGCCCGAAGGAGAGAAGCCGCTCGATAAGTTCCCTGAAGTGCAGTTCAACCACTCGAGCCATGCATCCATTCAATGCTCGAAGTGCCACCACATGTTTGAAGGGTGCGGCGAAAT from Oceanidesulfovibrio marinus includes:
- a CDS encoding cytochrome c3 family protein, yielding MKKSVLVAIVSALAVLAMSLPSLFAFDVPDGITITVPEGEKPLDKFPEVQFNHSSHASIQCSKCHHMFEGCGEIMPCRDCHVSRDSRKDPSSYYAAWHSKTDSSCLGCHRSMKAEGKETGPVTCMKECHPQK
- a CDS encoding histidine phosphatase family protein, coding for MPHLQSLPSPNKLYVAMVGLPAMGKSVIAYKLQDNLSNLGLSARVFNNGEVRRRLFPENTSHAEFYDPNNAKLVALREDIALINMYEAKDFLNNESGNVAILDATNVSAPRRHKMIAHLSDHPILFVECRNHDADLYAASVARKTKLSEFAHLSTEEAQASFEARIRHYRSIYCPLDTDGSGTDGCPPGAKGPENYVIVDSLNHRIITEHLLNEPPYYGLLRDLLVSDWVKGLSLIRHGETEFNREHRIGGDPRLTDKGRQQARLLAAHFRDRHISSVVTSTLRRTREMADILLEGRPEVERYALKEFDEIDAGVCDAMTYDEVRQLRPGIWESRKADKYNASYPGGESYASMKERVERGVKKALYLSGNAENLVIIGHQAVNRMILSHFLLRREEDVPYVYIPQDRYFHIVSTQSRKLVELLPF